In Diachasmimorpha longicaudata isolate KC_UGA_2023 chromosome 7, iyDiaLong2, whole genome shotgun sequence, the following proteins share a genomic window:
- the Siz gene encoding IQ motif and SEC7 domain-containing protein 2 isoform X5: protein MCIMRLFCSGNAYSFPQKMDRQNHNVSLGQNHGGSTHGVYSSGSQTSLSASYITGQSYIQGQNYAAYPPAQTVQIYPHAYNQPQSYGTMVQAYGGQPQSGYQQAHHKKGTIRNGDVHKRCRLQTASYELSQDLLDKQIEMLERKYGGVKARNAALTIQRAFRRYTLLKKFAAITAMAKAEKRLSRTIQESADRPGDHDRMVYHNQVYIQQSPQSANRPMPIRSMSLRERRHVENSGMPRSLSGRCEVQVMGHQVNAGHQHPGYNLHQSGRHTPSLTPSPCARHQPPPSPCWDTSSQESGSSIHYYNPQETLCGLRQETPPRDLHRTPCTSPSTPHNLQAPLTHSWGNSSQLGSGGRSRGSTKKVPPEVPKRTTSITSRSMEQRHNGLSKSVENGSLSSVQSSGSDSTNCESSEGDVQRGSPIWKHKGISSSPEHQECHTTENTSLINSGKDLSNSHAGSGYQLPMIDHTETIPQTSYKVSETVRKRQYRVGLNLFNKKPERGITYLIRRGFLENSPQGVARFLISRKGLSKQMIGEYLGNLQNTFNMAVLECFSHELDLAGMQVDVALRKFQAYFRMPGEAQKIERLMEVFSQRYCHCNPDVVARLRSPDTVFVLAFAIIMLNTDLHTPNLKPERRMRVEDFIKNLRGIDDCGDIDRDILIGIYERVKANEFKPGSDHVTQVMKVQATIVGKKPNMALSHRRLVCYCRLYEIPDIHKKERPGVHQREVFLFNDLLVVTKILSKKKSSVTYTFRQSFPLCGMVVTLFDVPHYPYGIRLSQRVDGKVLVTFNARNEHDRCKFAEDLRESISEMDEMETLRIETELERQKSSRGARGGSENRDSGVADVEVCPCPGPCSERTEVADLDPQLKRSALSNSLLDIHEQFAGEKPQRRGSVGSLDSGMSISFQSTSASSMSQGVKHSGQIHPVHPGATIPGGGKGIVQQPSFLGGLFAKRERKLSQTEESTPYSRTTEV from the exons ATGTGTATTATGAgactgttttgctctgggaatgCTTACAG TTTCCCCCAGAAGATGGACCGTCAGAACCACAACGTCAGCTTGGGTCAGAACCATGGAGGCAGTACACACGGGGTTTACTCATCTGGAAGTCAGACTTCTCTGTCAGCCTCCTACATAACAGGCCAGTCATATATACAGGGTCAAAATTATGCAGCATATCCACCGGCGCAGACAGTGCAAATTTACCCACACGCGTATAACCAACCACAGAGTTATGGCACAATGGTACAAGCTTACGGTGGACAACCCCAATCAGGTTACCAACAGGCACATCATAAAAAAGGAACAATTAGGAATGGGGATGTCCACAAGCGTTGTAGGCTTCAAACTGC CAGCTACGAGCTCTCCCAGGATCTCCTTGACAAGCAGATCGAGATGCTCGAACGGAAGTACGGAGGTGTTAAAGCAAGAAATGCAGCGCTCACTATTCAACGTGCATTCAGAAGGTACACATTACTGAAGAAATTTGCTGCAATAACAGCAATGGCCAAAGCGGAAAAACGGTTAAGTAGAACGATCCAAGAGAGTGCTGACCGGCCGGGTGACCACGACAGGATGGTGTACCACAATCAAGTTTACATTCAACAATCACCGCAGTCAGCTAATCGGCCTATGCCCATAAGAAGTATGTCACTGAGAGAGAGAAGACATgttgaaaattcaggaatGCCAAGGAGCCTGAGTGGCAGATGTGAGGTGCAAGTTATGGGCCATCAAGTTAATGCTGGACATCAACATCCAGGGTATAATCTACATCAGAGTGGGAGGCATACACCATCACTAACACCGAGCCCATGCGCTAGACATCAACCACCACCTAGTCCTTGCTGGGATACTAGTTCGCAAGAGAGTGGCTCAAGCATTCACTATTACAATCCTCAG GAAACTCTATGCGGACTTCGTCAAGAAACTCCACCTCGTGATCTCCACCGCACTCCCTGCACATCCCCTTCAACCCCTCACAATCTTCAAGCCCCGTTAACACACAGTTGGGGCAACAGTTCGCAATTAGGTTCCGGTGGGCGTTCACGGGGATCCACAAAGAAGGTGCCTCCCGAAGTACCTAAGAGAACGACATCAATAACCTCGAGATCGATGGAGCAACGCCACAATGGTCTGAGTAAAAGCGTTGAAAATGGAAGTTTGAGTTCTGTACAAAGTTCTGGTAGTGATTCGACCAATTGCGAGAGTTCAGAGGGTGACGTCCAGCGTGGTTCGCCAATCTGGAAGCATAAAGGGATCTCCAGTTCACCTGAACACCAGGAATGTCACACGACAGAAAACACAAGTTTAATCAATAGTGGAAAGGATCTGAGCAATTCCCACGCTGGATCTGGCTATCAATTACCCATGATCGATCATACGGAGACTATTCCGCAGACAAGTTACAAAGTCTCTGAAACGGTGCGAAAGCGCCAGTACCGTGTTGGTctgaatttattcaataaaaaacccGAAAGAGGAATAACGTATCTCATAAGACGTGGATTTTTGGAAAACAGCCCTCAGGGAGTTGCCAGATTTCTCATCAGCAGAAAAGGCCTCTCAAAACAAATGATTGGGGAGTATCTTGGCAATCTCCAGAATACTTTCAACATGGCAGTCTTGGAGTGCTTCTCCCACGAATTAGATCTTGCTGGAATGCAGGTGGACGTggctttgagaaaattccaggcATATTTTCGAATGCCAGGGGAAGCGCAGAAAATTGAACGTCTGATGGAAGTATTCAGTCAGCGATATTGTCACTGTAATCCCGACGTTGTTGCTAGGCTCAGATCACCAGACACTGTATTCGTATTAGCATTCGCCATTATCATGCTCAATACAGATCTTCACACACCAAATCTCAAGCCCGAGAGAAGAATGAGAGTCGaggatttcattaaaaatttgcgGGGCATTGACGATTGTGGGGATATTGATCGTGATATACTCATCGGAATTTACGAGAGGGTGAAGGCTAATGAGTTCAAACCGGGCTCCGATCATGTCACACAAGTTATGAAAGTCCAGGCTACTATTGTTGGaaagaaaccgaatatggcaCTGTCGCACAGACGACTTGTTTGCTATTGCAGACTTTATGAAATACCGGATATTCATAAGAAGGAGAGACCAGGAGTGCATCAGCGCGAGGTCTTTCTTTTTAATGATCTTCTGGTTGTTACCAAGATTCTTAGCAAGAAGAAGAGCAGTGTTACGTATACCTTCAGGCAGAGTTTTCCCCTGTGTGGAATGGTTGTCACACTCTTTGATGTTCCACATTACCCATACGGTATCAGATTGTCTCAACGCGTCGATGGCAAAGTACTAGTCACATTCAATGCTCGAAATGAACATGATCGATGCAAATTCGCTGAGGACCTGCGAGAGTCCATAAGTGAAATGGATGAGATGGAAACTCTTCGCATTGAGACGGAATTGGAGAGACAGAAAAGTAGCAGGGGTGCTCGTGGAGGATCTGAGAATAGAGATTCAGGGGTAGCTGATGTTGAAGTGTGCCCGTGCCCTGGCCCTTGCTCTGAGAGAACAGAAGTCGCTGATTTGGATCCACAGCTAAAGAGATCTGCTCTTAGTAACTCTCTGCTCGATATTCAC
- the Siz gene encoding IQ motif and SEC7 domain-containing protein 2 isoform X3, with protein MFSVTMVEPRERLVACTSQTHHQNNCHRHHYHHVVKTTRIHQSSRSNRVVTVQEKVIRSRLQLGYSTPTSFINRFPQKMDRQNHNVSLGQNHGGSTHGVYSSGSQTSLSASYITGQSYIQGQNYAAYPPAQTVQIYPHAYNQPQSYGTMVQAYGGQPQSGYQQAHHKKGTIRNGDVHKRCRLQTASYELSQDLLDKQIEMLERKYGGVKARNAALTIQRAFRRYTLLKKFAAITAMAKAEKRLSRTIQESADRPGDHDRMVYHNQVYIQQSPQSANRPMPIRSMSLRERRHVENSGMPRSLSGRCEVQVMGHQVNAGHQHPGYNLHQSGRHTPSLTPSPCARHQPPPSPCWDTSSQESGSSIHYYNPQETLCGLRQETPPRDLHRTPCTSPSTPHNLQAPLTHSWGNSSQLGSGGRSRGSTKKVPPEVPKRTTSITSRSMEQRHNGLSKSVENGSLSSVQSSGSDSTNCESSEGDVQRGSPIWKHKGISSSPEHQECHTTENTSLINSGKDLSNSHAGSGYQLPMIDHTETIPQTSYKVSETVRKRQYRVGLNLFNKKPERGITYLIRRGFLENSPQGVARFLISRKGLSKQMIGEYLGNLQNTFNMAVLECFSHELDLAGMQVDVALRKFQAYFRMPGEAQKIERLMEVFSQRYCHCNPDVVARLRSPDTVFVLAFAIIMLNTDLHTPNLKPERRMRVEDFIKNLRGIDDCGDIDRDILIGIYERVKANEFKPGSDHVTQVMKVQATIVGKKPNMALSHRRLVCYCRLYEIPDIHKKERPGVHQREVFLFNDLLVVTKILSKKKSSVTYTFRQSFPLCGMVVTLFDVPHYPYGIRLSQRVDGKVLVTFNARNEHDRCKFAEDLRESISEMDEMETLRIETELERQKSSRGARGGSENRDSGVADVEVCPCPGPCSERTEVADLDPQLKRSALSNSLLDIHEQFAGEKPQRRGSVGSLDSGMSISFQSTSASSMSQGVKHSGQIHPVHPGATIPGGGKGIVQQPSFLGGLFAKRERKLSQTEESTPYSRTTEV; from the exons ATGTTCAGTGTGACAATGGTGGAGCCACGAGAAAGGCTAGTTGCGTGTACATCTCAAACGCACCATCAGAATAATTGTCATCGCCATCACTATCACCACGTTGTCAAGACAACTAGAATACATCAGAGCTCAAGGAGTAACAGAGTTGTAACTGTGCAGGAGAAAGTGATAAGATCACGTCTGCAGCTTGGATATTCAACACCAACAAGCTTCATTAATCG TTTCCCCCAGAAGATGGACCGTCAGAACCACAACGTCAGCTTGGGTCAGAACCATGGAGGCAGTACACACGGGGTTTACTCATCTGGAAGTCAGACTTCTCTGTCAGCCTCCTACATAACAGGCCAGTCATATATACAGGGTCAAAATTATGCAGCATATCCACCGGCGCAGACAGTGCAAATTTACCCACACGCGTATAACCAACCACAGAGTTATGGCACAATGGTACAAGCTTACGGTGGACAACCCCAATCAGGTTACCAACAGGCACATCATAAAAAAGGAACAATTAGGAATGGGGATGTCCACAAGCGTTGTAGGCTTCAAACTGC CAGCTACGAGCTCTCCCAGGATCTCCTTGACAAGCAGATCGAGATGCTCGAACGGAAGTACGGAGGTGTTAAAGCAAGAAATGCAGCGCTCACTATTCAACGTGCATTCAGAAGGTACACATTACTGAAGAAATTTGCTGCAATAACAGCAATGGCCAAAGCGGAAAAACGGTTAAGTAGAACGATCCAAGAGAGTGCTGACCGGCCGGGTGACCACGACAGGATGGTGTACCACAATCAAGTTTACATTCAACAATCACCGCAGTCAGCTAATCGGCCTATGCCCATAAGAAGTATGTCACTGAGAGAGAGAAGACATgttgaaaattcaggaatGCCAAGGAGCCTGAGTGGCAGATGTGAGGTGCAAGTTATGGGCCATCAAGTTAATGCTGGACATCAACATCCAGGGTATAATCTACATCAGAGTGGGAGGCATACACCATCACTAACACCGAGCCCATGCGCTAGACATCAACCACCACCTAGTCCTTGCTGGGATACTAGTTCGCAAGAGAGTGGCTCAAGCATTCACTATTACAATCCTCAG GAAACTCTATGCGGACTTCGTCAAGAAACTCCACCTCGTGATCTCCACCGCACTCCCTGCACATCCCCTTCAACCCCTCACAATCTTCAAGCCCCGTTAACACACAGTTGGGGCAACAGTTCGCAATTAGGTTCCGGTGGGCGTTCACGGGGATCCACAAAGAAGGTGCCTCCCGAAGTACCTAAGAGAACGACATCAATAACCTCGAGATCGATGGAGCAACGCCACAATGGTCTGAGTAAAAGCGTTGAAAATGGAAGTTTGAGTTCTGTACAAAGTTCTGGTAGTGATTCGACCAATTGCGAGAGTTCAGAGGGTGACGTCCAGCGTGGTTCGCCAATCTGGAAGCATAAAGGGATCTCCAGTTCACCTGAACACCAGGAATGTCACACGACAGAAAACACAAGTTTAATCAATAGTGGAAAGGATCTGAGCAATTCCCACGCTGGATCTGGCTATCAATTACCCATGATCGATCATACGGAGACTATTCCGCAGACAAGTTACAAAGTCTCTGAAACGGTGCGAAAGCGCCAGTACCGTGTTGGTctgaatttattcaataaaaaacccGAAAGAGGAATAACGTATCTCATAAGACGTGGATTTTTGGAAAACAGCCCTCAGGGAGTTGCCAGATTTCTCATCAGCAGAAAAGGCCTCTCAAAACAAATGATTGGGGAGTATCTTGGCAATCTCCAGAATACTTTCAACATGGCAGTCTTGGAGTGCTTCTCCCACGAATTAGATCTTGCTGGAATGCAGGTGGACGTggctttgagaaaattccaggcATATTTTCGAATGCCAGGGGAAGCGCAGAAAATTGAACGTCTGATGGAAGTATTCAGTCAGCGATATTGTCACTGTAATCCCGACGTTGTTGCTAGGCTCAGATCACCAGACACTGTATTCGTATTAGCATTCGCCATTATCATGCTCAATACAGATCTTCACACACCAAATCTCAAGCCCGAGAGAAGAATGAGAGTCGaggatttcattaaaaatttgcgGGGCATTGACGATTGTGGGGATATTGATCGTGATATACTCATCGGAATTTACGAGAGGGTGAAGGCTAATGAGTTCAAACCGGGCTCCGATCATGTCACACAAGTTATGAAAGTCCAGGCTACTATTGTTGGaaagaaaccgaatatggcaCTGTCGCACAGACGACTTGTTTGCTATTGCAGACTTTATGAAATACCGGATATTCATAAGAAGGAGAGACCAGGAGTGCATCAGCGCGAGGTCTTTCTTTTTAATGATCTTCTGGTTGTTACCAAGATTCTTAGCAAGAAGAAGAGCAGTGTTACGTATACCTTCAGGCAGAGTTTTCCCCTGTGTGGAATGGTTGTCACACTCTTTGATGTTCCACATTACCCATACGGTATCAGATTGTCTCAACGCGTCGATGGCAAAGTACTAGTCACATTCAATGCTCGAAATGAACATGATCGATGCAAATTCGCTGAGGACCTGCGAGAGTCCATAAGTGAAATGGATGAGATGGAAACTCTTCGCATTGAGACGGAATTGGAGAGACAGAAAAGTAGCAGGGGTGCTCGTGGAGGATCTGAGAATAGAGATTCAGGGGTAGCTGATGTTGAAGTGTGCCCGTGCCCTGGCCCTTGCTCTGAGAGAACAGAAGTCGCTGATTTGGATCCACAGCTAAAGAGATCTGCTCTTAGTAACTCTCTGCTCGATATTCAC